The following are encoded in a window of Providencia rettgeri genomic DNA:
- the dsbE gene encoding thiol:disulfide interchange protein DsbE encodes MNRKVFLIPFLIFAGIAAVLLWQLMRNAQGDDPRLLESALIGKPVPVFRLESLENPGKHYEADVLTQSKPILLNVWATWCPTCRAEHQYLNRLSAQGVRVVGLNYKDKRDKAIVWLRELGNPYALSLFDGEGMLGLDLGVYGAPETFLIDGNGIIRYRHAGAMDEQVWEKEFKPLWERYNQEANQ; translated from the coding sequence ATGAACCGCAAAGTCTTTTTAATCCCTTTTCTTATTTTTGCTGGGATAGCAGCGGTATTGCTGTGGCAACTGATGCGGAATGCACAGGGGGATGATCCACGTCTATTAGAATCGGCATTAATTGGTAAGCCAGTGCCAGTTTTCCGTTTGGAATCGTTAGAAAACCCCGGAAAACATTATGAGGCTGACGTATTAACGCAAAGCAAACCTATCTTATTGAATGTTTGGGCTACATGGTGCCCAACTTGCCGAGCAGAGCACCAGTATCTCAACAGATTATCAGCACAAGGTGTACGTGTAGTTGGCTTAAATTATAAAGATAAGCGTGATAAAGCAATAGTATGGCTGCGTGAATTGGGTAACCCTTACGCATTAAGTCTATTTGATGGGGAAGGGATGTTAGGGCTTGATCTCGGTGTTTATGGTGCGCCAGAAACATTTCTCATTGATGGTAATGGCATTATTCGTTACCGACACGCAGGCGCCATGGATGAGCAAGTTTGGGAAAAAGAATTTAAGCCCCTTTGGGAGCGCTATAACCAGGAGGCGAACCAATGA
- a CDS encoding DUF2946 domain-containing protein, with the protein MHLRSSIRQLAAYLALLAVAMLFIAPLISKSMEQIKHCIETNNVTENRLMAEHSMHSHQGMLMPEDCEHSGAINHMLMTGIGQSPMEDIACGYCQLLVHFPFIILFIAAVIRQLATLTLFLPFKPCVTLWLFRPWSLHLARAPPIT; encoded by the coding sequence TTGCACCTGCGCTCTTCAATCAGACAACTTGCTGCCTATCTGGCGTTATTAGCCGTCGCGATGTTGTTTATTGCTCCATTAATTTCCAAGTCTATGGAGCAGATAAAACACTGCATTGAGACCAATAACGTTACAGAGAACAGGTTAATGGCAGAACATTCGATGCATTCGCATCAAGGAATGCTGATGCCTGAAGATTGTGAACACAGCGGTGCAATAAACCATATGTTAATGACGGGGATTGGGCAATCGCCGATGGAGGATATTGCCTGTGGTTACTGTCAACTGTTGGTTCATTTCCCGTTTATTATCCTGTTTATTGCGGCCGTTATTAGGCAGCTTGCAACGTTAACCCTTTTCCTGCCTTTTAAACCTTGTGTCACGCTTTGGTTATTTAGGCCTTGGTCATTACATCTTGCTCGAGCCCCACCAATCACCTGA
- a CDS encoding cytochrome c-type biogenesis protein CcmH, translating into MRYLLGLLMLALSATVTYAATEVFTFDNEQQEQQFRKLTEELRCPKCQNNSIADSNSMIALDLRQKVYELMKEGKSRDEIVDYMVARYGYFVTYNPPLTPLTIMLWALPFVAIFIGGWIIFARSKKRVRIKQVESGEEDAIPEASRVSYWVYVPGVLIALGVAAGAYYQVGSYEKVVDWNTAYQQAPALLDRALNPSEPPLNNAEMEHLALGLRTRLQEDPQNVEAWVMLGRIGMVLGNATMATDAYGRAYRLSPKDENVVIGYAEVLTRSSDPEDNRQGGELLKKLIAEDRTNVKALSIFAFNAFEQERYAEAISAWQMMLKLLPENDQRRVIIERSVEQALMMLHEKKGLPADN; encoded by the coding sequence ATGAGGTATTTACTGGGCTTACTTATGTTAGCACTGAGTGCAACGGTGACCTACGCGGCGACGGAAGTGTTTACCTTTGATAACGAGCAACAAGAGCAGCAATTTCGTAAGTTAACCGAAGAGTTACGTTGTCCAAAATGCCAAAATAACAGTATTGCGGATTCTAATTCAATGATTGCGCTGGATTTACGCCAAAAAGTGTATGAGTTGATGAAAGAAGGTAAAAGCCGAGATGAAATCGTTGATTATATGGTGGCGCGTTATGGCTACTTTGTCACTTATAACCCGCCATTAACGCCGCTAACGATAATGTTATGGGCTTTACCGTTCGTCGCTATTTTTATTGGCGGCTGGATTATTTTTGCGCGCTCGAAAAAACGTGTACGTATCAAGCAAGTTGAAAGTGGTGAAGAAGATGCGATCCCCGAAGCTTCACGAGTCAGTTATTGGGTCTATGTGCCGGGTGTATTAATTGCACTGGGCGTCGCGGCTGGGGCTTATTATCAAGTGGGTAGCTATGAAAAGGTGGTGGATTGGAATACGGCTTATCAACAAGCGCCTGCTTTGCTAGATAGAGCCCTAAACCCATCAGAACCACCATTGAATAATGCGGAAATGGAACACCTTGCGCTAGGGTTACGAACGCGTTTACAAGAAGATCCGCAAAATGTTGAAGCATGGGTAATGTTAGGGCGTATTGGTATGGTGCTTGGCAATGCTACTATGGCAACAGATGCATATGGTCGGGCATATCGTCTTTCACCGAAAGATGAAAATGTGGTGATTGGTTACGCAGAAGTGCTGACGCGCTCATCTGATCCGGAAGATAACCGTCAAGGTGGCGAGTTACTGAAAAAGCTGATTGCCGAAGATCGTACCAATGTGAAAGCGTTAAGTATTTTTGCTTTCAATGCTTTTGAGCAAGAACGTTATGCAGAAGCAATTTCAGCATGGCAAATGATGTTAAAACTGCTACCTGAGAATGACCAACGCCGCGTGATTATCGAGCGTAGCGTCGAGCAAGCGCTGATGATGCTCCATGAAAAGAAAGGCTTGCCTGCTGATAATTAA